DNA from Evansella sp. LMS18:
GAAAACAACATGTTCATTTATGTCACCTCTTAAGGAGTAGATCGTGCCATTTTCCGGTGCTTGCCGGAGGCTGATCCTGATTTTGTTACTCGTATGTGTAGAAGCCTCTTCCTGATTTTTTGCCGAGCCAGCCGGCGCTTACATATTTGCGAAGCAGCGGGCATGGACGGTATTTATCGTCTCCGAAGCCCTCGTGCAGCACTTCCATGATATAGAGGCATGTATCCAGCCCGATAAAGTCCGCTAAAGTCAGCGGCCCCATCGGATGGTTCATCCCCAATTTCATGACTTCGTCCACATCTTCAGGAGATGCCACTCCTTCATACACCGTGTAAATCGCTTCATTGATCATTGGCATTAAAACTCGGTTGGAGACAAAACCAGGGAAATCCTGAACTTCTACGGAAGTTTTCTTTAAAGAAGCTGACATGGCTTTAACCGCCTCGAATACTTCCTGGCTTGTAGCCAGCCCCCGGATAACTTCCACAAGCTTCATGACCGGCACCGGGTTCATAAAATGCATCCCGATTACTTTTTCAGGGCGGTTCGTTGCCGCTGCTATCTCCGTGATTGGAAGAGATGATGTGTTTGTTGCCAGAATGGCGTGGTCAGGTGCAATTTCGTCAAGCTGGGCAAAGAGATCCTTTTTCACTTCCATATTTTCCACGGCTGCTTCAATGACAATATCCACATTAGCCGCATTGCTCAGATCCACAGAAACGGTCAGATTATTCACTGTATTATCCATGTCCTTTTGTTCAATTCGTTCTTTATCCACCTGGCGCTGAAGCTGTTTTTTGATACCGTTGAGACCCCGTTCCACAGCTTCTTCATTGATGTCGTGCAAGACAACTTCATACCCGGCAGCTGCACATACTTGCGCAATCCCTGAGCCCATCTGCCCTGCTCCAACTACCATGACTTTTTTAATATCCATGTTCATCCTCCTGTCCGGAAATGCAGCCGCCGGAATCATTTTTATCATGCTTTTCCCCGGCGCCTGCTTACCGTTTATTACTTTACTTCAATCATTACTGCGTCTCCCTGTCCGCCTCCGCTGCAAATAGCGGCAATACCGATCCCGCCTCCACGGCGCTTCAGTTCATAGGCCAGAGTCAGGATAATTCGCGTTCCGCTCGCTCCAATTGGGTGGCCGAGGGCTACCGCTCCACCGTTAACATTTATTTTCTCAGGATCCACATTCGCAATCTGCCCGCTTGCTAAAGCAACAGCTGCAAACGCTTCATTGATTTCAAACAAATCTACATCTTCGAGGGCCACACCTGTTTTTTCAAGCAGCCTGTTAATGACAAGCCCTGGTGTTTTCGGGAAGTTTTCCGGCTCCACAGCAAGCTGCGTGTGACCGAGAATCGCCGCCAAAGGTTCGATTCCTCTTTCCTGTGCTTTTTCTTCACTCATCAGTACGAGTGCAGCCGCTCCATCATTCACCCCTGGGGCATTTCCTGCAGTAATACTTCCGTCTGCGCCAAAAACCGGCTTCAGTTTCGCTAGCTTTTCCACAGAAGTGTCCGCTCTTGGTGATTCATCATCCTTCACAACGAGAGGGTCACCTTTCCTCTGTGGAACTTCCACCTGGACAATTTCCTCTGCCAGCCTGCCTTCTTCTATCGCACGGGCCGTTTTCTGATGGCTTTGATAGGACCATTCATCCTGAGCCTCACGAGTTAACCCATGCTCTTTCGCCACGTTATTTCCGTAGTTGCCCATGTGCACTCCGGTAAAAGTACATGTAAGGCCGTCGTGAATCATCATGTCATGGAATTTCTGTTCTCCCATTTTAAAACCAAAGCGCGCTCCTTTAACGAAAAACGGTGCCTGGCTCATGGACTCCATACCGCCCGCTACAATCGTTTCCTGTTCTCCTGCGCGTATCAGAATATCTGCAAGGGTTACACTTCTCATCCCGGAAGCACAAACTTTGTTAATCGTCTCCGTCTGCGTTTCCCACGGAATACCGGCTTCATGCTGCGCCTGCCGTGACGGGAGCTGCCCCTGTCCCCCCTGGAGAACGGAACCCATAATTACATGGTCAACATCTTTCCCGTCAATCCCGGAACGTTCCAGTGCGGCTTTGATCGCCTTTCCTCCCAGCTGTGATGCAGAAAACCCTGAAAGCTTACCACCCAGTTTGCCAATCGGTGTCCTTGCTCCTCCGGTAATAACTGTTTTACTCATAATTCATCATCCTCCTTGCTGGTTTGTTTATAAATTGCTTCCTCTGGCTCTTATGCTTGCTTGATGCACAGAACTGCCTGCTGCCACTTTTCTTCGTAATAGATGGGAATGGCAGCTGCTTCTGAAAAATCGATTGAACGCTCGCTCAGTCAGTAGGCACACTAAATAAAGCGCTTACAATAATACTTATTGGTCTGCCCTGTTTACTTCCTGAGACTCTTATCCTCTCGGACTGCCGGATAGATACGGAAAGGAAG
Protein-coding regions in this window:
- a CDS encoding 3-hydroxybutyryl-CoA dehydrogenase; this translates as MDIKKVMVVGAGQMGSGIAQVCAAAGYEVVLHDINEEAVERGLNGIKKQLQRQVDKERIEQKDMDNTVNNLTVSVDLSNAANVDIVIEAAVENMEVKKDLFAQLDEIAPDHAILATNTSSLPITEIAAATNRPEKVIGMHFMNPVPVMKLVEVIRGLATSQEVFEAVKAMSASLKKTSVEVQDFPGFVSNRVLMPMINEAIYTVYEGVASPEDVDEVMKLGMNHPMGPLTLADFIGLDTCLYIMEVLHEGFGDDKYRPCPLLRKYVSAGWLGKKSGRGFYTYE
- a CDS encoding acetyl-CoA C-acetyltransferase: MSKTVITGGARTPIGKLGGKLSGFSASQLGGKAIKAALERSGIDGKDVDHVIMGSVLQGGQGQLPSRQAQHEAGIPWETQTETINKVCASGMRSVTLADILIRAGEQETIVAGGMESMSQAPFFVKGARFGFKMGEQKFHDMMIHDGLTCTFTGVHMGNYGNNVAKEHGLTREAQDEWSYQSHQKTARAIEEGRLAEEIVQVEVPQRKGDPLVVKDDESPRADTSVEKLAKLKPVFGADGSITAGNAPGVNDGAAALVLMSEEKAQERGIEPLAAILGHTQLAVEPENFPKTPGLVINRLLEKTGVALEDVDLFEINEAFAAVALASGQIANVDPEKINVNGGAVALGHPIGASGTRIILTLAYELKRRGGGIGIAAICSGGGQGDAVMIEVK